The following are from one region of the Streptomyces fradiae genome:
- a CDS encoding BlaI/MecI/CopY family transcriptional regulator encodes MDGNTRDQTSRRPNGARESQILALLQQAGDALTPGEVVERLDGELTYSTVVTILTRMHAKEMLRRSPRGRAYAYAPVTDDAGFAARRMRSVLDARPDREAVLARFADELSDADAELLRQMLGDGVDGVDGADPAPDGRR; translated from the coding sequence ATGGACGGCAACACGCGCGACCAGACATCCAGACGGCCCAACGGCGCCCGCGAGAGCCAGATCCTCGCCCTGCTCCAGCAGGCGGGCGACGCGCTGACGCCCGGCGAGGTGGTCGAGCGGCTCGACGGCGAGCTGACGTACAGCACCGTCGTCACCATCCTGACCCGGATGCACGCCAAGGAGATGCTCCGCCGCTCCCCGCGCGGCCGGGCCTACGCCTACGCGCCCGTCACGGACGACGCCGGGTTCGCCGCCCGCCGAATGCGCTCGGTCCTCGACGCCCGGCCGGACCGCGAGGCGGTCCTCGCCCGCTTCGCCGACGAGCTGTCCGACGCGGACGCCGAGCTGCTGCGCCAGATGCTCGGCGACGGCGTGGACGGCGTGGACGGCGCCGACCCTGCCCCCGACGGCCGTCGCTGA
- a CDS encoding Rieske 2Fe-2S domain-containing protein, with protein MTIFQGLPWSGPPPVPGPGPALRAMDRLAASPRADGVIDAIRGTVRRLPLGAARDVLHGRPLGHPAHPLLVQLPIGAWLSAALLDLSPHGRRAARLLVGAGLATAGPAAVAGWVDWAELRRPQQRVGLAHAAANITGVLCYAVSLRQRCLGRYGRGRLWGFCGLAAIGTGGAIGGHLAYRMAAGADHAEPVTALVPPGWHPVEELPDLPEDRPLSGRVGEVPVVVVPTAAGDGAGFAVLAGRCCHQDGPLAEGEVVDGCLVCPWHGSTFRLADGWNVTGPATAPQPVFDTRLVDGRLEARLRTP; from the coding sequence ATGACGATCTTCCAGGGTCTCCCGTGGTCCGGTCCGCCCCCGGTCCCCGGGCCCGGCCCCGCGCTGAGGGCGATGGACCGGCTGGCGGCCTCCCCACGGGCCGACGGCGTGATCGACGCGATACGGGGCACGGTGCGCCGGCTGCCGCTCGGCGCGGCCCGCGACGTACTCCACGGACGCCCGCTCGGGCACCCGGCGCACCCGCTGCTCGTCCAGCTGCCGATCGGCGCGTGGCTGTCCGCCGCGCTGCTCGACCTGTCGCCGCACGGGCGGCGGGCGGCCCGGCTCCTCGTCGGCGCCGGGCTCGCGACCGCGGGACCGGCGGCCGTGGCGGGCTGGGTCGACTGGGCGGAACTGCGGCGCCCGCAGCAGCGCGTCGGACTCGCGCACGCCGCCGCCAACATCACCGGAGTGCTCTGTTACGCGGTCTCCCTGCGCCAGCGCTGCCTCGGCCGGTACGGGCGGGGCCGGCTCTGGGGCTTCTGCGGCCTGGCCGCGATCGGGACGGGCGGTGCGATCGGCGGGCATCTGGCCTACCGCATGGCCGCCGGCGCCGACCACGCCGAACCCGTCACCGCCCTCGTACCGCCCGGCTGGCACCCGGTCGAGGAGCTGCCCGACCTCCCGGAGGACAGGCCGCTGAGCGGACGCGTGGGCGAGGTGCCGGTGGTCGTCGTACCGACGGCGGCCGGTGACGGGGCGGGGTTCGCGGTGCTCGCGGGGCGGTGCTGTCATCAGGACGGGCCGCTGGCGGAGGGCGAGGTCGTGGACGGTTGCCTGGTGTGCCCCTGGCACGGCAGCACCTTCCGGCTCGCCGACGGCTGGAACGTGACCGGTCCGGCCACGGCGCCGCAGCCCGTCTTCGACACGCGGCTCGTCGACGGACGGCTCGAAGCCCGGCTCCGCACCCCGTGA
- a CDS encoding ester cyclase produces MPAAENTRHTETLARFHAAVNSGDLDVIGKAIDEFVAPDVDFVAPVPMGASGPEALKRVWAALITTFPDIHVALEETVTEGDKVAARNTVTGTHLGTYQGLAPTGKSVRYGEMFILRFEEGRIAELRGVVDVLTMLRQLGAGPA; encoded by the coding sequence ATGCCGGCAGCCGAGAACACCCGCCACACCGAGACGCTCGCCCGCTTCCACGCCGCCGTGAACAGCGGCGACCTCGACGTCATCGGCAAGGCGATCGACGAATTCGTCGCGCCCGACGTCGACTTCGTCGCCCCGGTGCCGATGGGGGCGTCGGGGCCCGAGGCCCTGAAGCGGGTGTGGGCGGCGCTGATCACCACGTTTCCCGACATCCACGTCGCCCTGGAGGAGACGGTGACGGAGGGAGACAAGGTGGCCGCCCGCAACACGGTGACCGGCACGCACCTGGGCACGTACCAGGGCCTCGCGCCCACCGGGAAGAGCGTCCGCTACGGCGAGATGTTCATCCTCCGCTTCGAGGAGGGCCGGATCGCCGAGCTGCGGGGAGTCGTGGACGTCCTCACGATGCTGCGCCAGCTCGGCGCCGGCCCGGCCTGA
- the thpR gene encoding RNA 2',3'-cyclic phosphodiesterase: MSDLPLDVTTDVTSSVTSNATTRVFIALAPPDDAKDELARELRPALDTYPSLRWNRIEDWHITLAFLGELPVGAVPPLRAPLAGLAAVRPPLELGLSGGGHFDERVLWSGVDGDVEGLRLLAAEVRAVVKECGIPFEDRPLNPHLTLARARRGDTGPVTGTAAALAGFTGRRWPTARLHLVGSNFGRGPGPIRYRDIESWAFEGR; the protein is encoded by the coding sequence GTGAGTGATCTGCCCCTCGACGTGACCACGGACGTGACCAGCTCCGTGACCAGCAACGCGACCACCCGCGTGTTCATCGCCCTCGCCCCGCCCGACGACGCGAAGGACGAGCTGGCGCGGGAGCTGCGCCCCGCCCTGGACACGTACCCGTCCCTGCGCTGGAACAGGATCGAGGACTGGCACATCACCCTGGCCTTCCTCGGCGAGCTGCCGGTCGGCGCCGTGCCGCCGCTGCGGGCGCCGCTGGCCGGGCTCGCCGCGGTCCGCCCTCCGCTCGAACTGGGGCTGAGCGGCGGCGGGCACTTCGACGAGCGGGTGCTGTGGAGCGGTGTCGACGGCGACGTCGAGGGGCTGCGGCTGCTGGCCGCCGAGGTGCGGGCGGTGGTCAAGGAGTGCGGGATCCCGTTCGAGGACCGGCCGCTCAACCCGCATCTGACCCTGGCGCGCGCCCGGCGCGGCGACACCGGGCCGGTGACCGGGACGGCGGCCGCGCTGGCCGGGTTCACCGGCCGCCGCTGGCCGACCGCGCGGCTGCATCTGGTCGGCAGCAACTTCGGCCGCGGGCCGGGGCCGATCCGCTACCGCGACATCGAGTCCTGGGCGTTCGAGGGCCGCTGA